One part of the Nitrosophilus kaiyonis genome encodes these proteins:
- the pssA gene encoding CDP-diacylglycerol--serine O-phosphatidyltransferase translates to MNKMNFQLIYILPNLFTAASAFIGVISIIAASKGEFEKAAWLILLSLIFDGLDGRIARLTHTTSKFGMEFDSLADIVAFGAAPAMLLYFCCGNEFGRFGSLVSAIFVVFGAIRLARFNVMAPSSEPSVFIGVPIPTAAVFIAVWILMYQKYPMLKDFSLLLLIGALICAFLMVSNIRYPSFKKIELKKMYVIKILIILIITFSLLYLYPIEGITVFITIYILYGIFRALFYVLLRKKRKNIV, encoded by the coding sequence TTGAATAAGATGAATTTTCAGCTTATTTATATTTTGCCAAATCTTTTTACTGCTGCAAGTGCTTTTATTGGTGTTATTAGTATTATCGCTGCTTCTAAAGGAGAGTTTGAAAAAGCAGCCTGGCTAATTTTATTATCTTTAATATTTGATGGATTAGATGGAAGAATTGCAAGGCTTACTCACACTACAAGCAAATTTGGAATGGAGTTTGATTCTTTAGCTGATATTGTAGCTTTTGGTGCGGCTCCTGCTATGCTTTTATATTTTTGTTGTGGTAATGAATTTGGTAGATTTGGCTCTTTAGTTTCAGCTATCTTTGTTGTATTTGGAGCTATAAGACTTGCAAGATTTAATGTTATGGCACCATCTAGTGAACCATCTGTTTTTATTGGTGTTCCAATTCCAACTGCTGCTGTATTTATTGCGGTATGGATATTGATGTATCAAAAATATCCGATGTTAAAAGATTTTTCGTTACTTTTATTAATCGGAGCACTAATTTGTGCATTTTTAATGGTTAGTAATATAAGATATCCAAGTTTTAAAAAAATTGAATTAAAAAAGATGTATGTTATTAAGATATTGATAATTTTAATTATTACATTTTCTTTATTGTATTTATATCCTATTGAAGGAATCACTGTTTTTATAACTATTTATATTTTATATGGAATTTTTAGAGCTCTATTTTATGTATTACTTAGAAAAAAACGAAAAAATATAGTATAA
- a CDS encoding PilZ domain-containing protein — protein MKNINIKQLAKEFKLNEKEQNLLKNILIIKDFHNNIKDIKVFENYINKWLEKIPTIKEEDERLLKSIREKFHFFESKFPLYNTKYIKINQKAYILNSNKIEIALYKNSEKKLFWKISPKFINHFKPNDIIKLGFLRKEDGKFYLFKTKILNIQNISGMTLLTTMHSEKFEIRQKRKNDRYPIEIPLEIKYKNIYKKTSTFIGNFSNISKNGAQIFLKNFDSEIDKAEPLSLKFSMDQKIFFVEANIKYIIKENQKIVIGIEFKNIKKDFESSISKFINQLSQKNDI, from the coding sequence TTGAAAAATATAAATATTAAACAACTTGCAAAAGAGTTTAAATTAAACGAAAAAGAACAAAATCTTTTAAAAAATATATTAATAATCAAAGATTTTCATAATAATATTAAAGATATTAAAGTTTTTGAAAATTATATAAATAAATGGCTTGAAAAAATCCCAACTATAAAAGAAGAAGATGAAAGATTATTAAAAAGTATAAGAGAGAAATTTCATTTTTTCGAATCCAAATTTCCATTATATAACACAAAATATATAAAAATCAATCAAAAAGCATATATTTTAAATAGTAATAAAATAGAAATAGCACTATATAAAAATAGTGAAAAAAAACTTTTTTGGAAAATATCTCCTAAATTTATAAACCATTTTAAACCAAATGATATTATAAAATTAGGTTTTTTAAGAAAAGAGGATGGTAAATTCTATCTATTTAAAACAAAAATTTTAAATATTCAAAATATATCTGGCATGACTCTGCTTACTACTATGCATTCTGAAAAATTTGAAATTAGACAAAAAAGAAAAAATGATAGATATCCTATAGAAATACCATTAGAAATTAAATATAAAAATATATATAAAAAGACAAGTACATTTATAGGAAATTTTTCTAATATAAGTAAAAATGGAGCACAAATATTTCTAAAAAATTTTGACTCTGAAATTGATAAAGCTGAACCACTTTCATTAAAGTTTTCAATGGACCAAAAAATATTCTTTGTAGAAGCTAATATAAAATATATAATTAAAGAAAATCAAAAAATTGTTATAGGTATTGAATTTAAAAATATAAAAAAAGATTTTGAATCTTCTATTTCAAAATTCATAAATCAACTTTCTCAAAAAAATGACATATAA
- a CDS encoding 2-isopropylmalate synthase — protein MNYAKELKMSEIVKIFDTTLRDGEQSPGASMNTEEKIQIAKQLEKLGVDIIEAGFAAASPGDFEAISRISEIVTKSTICSLARAVEKDIKAAGEAIKNAKLKRIHTFIATSPIHMKYKLRMEPDTVIKRAVEAVKYAKTFVDDVEFSCEDAGRSEMSFLKEIIDEVIKVGAKTINIPDTVGYRLPHEMAEMIKELKDFIKDRAIISVHCHNDLGLASANSLYSVLNGARQIECTINGLGERAGNAALEEVVMAIKTRKDIFKGIDTNINTKEIYPTSRLVSAITGIEPQPNKAIVGRNAFAHESGIHQDGVLKHKETYEIMRAEDIGFETNRIVLGKHSGRHAFKERIKSLGFDLSDEELNKAFERFKILADKKKEITDDDLRMIITSELTSIPEVYKLKKLQISDCSEGVPSAAVTIEYEDKEITDAGVGDGTIDAIFKTIDRISGYKGTLNDYQVSAVSKGKDALAKVVVKVVFDKSKPAVIGHGLSIDTMIASAKAYIGALNSFISMKDILKKKRCEEGDDI, from the coding sequence TTGAATTATGCTAAGGAATTAAAAATGAGTGAAATTGTAAAAATATTTGATACAACTTTGAGAGATGGTGAGCAAAGTCCTGGTGCTTCAATGAATACAGAAGAAAAAATACAAATAGCAAAACAGCTTGAAAAATTGGGTGTGGATATTATTGAAGCTGGTTTTGCTGCTGCAAGCCCTGGGGATTTTGAAGCAATAAGTAGAATAAGTGAGATTGTAACTAAAAGTACTATTTGTTCATTGGCAAGAGCTGTAGAAAAAGATATAAAAGCTGCAGGTGAAGCTATAAAAAATGCAAAACTAAAAAGAATACACACCTTTATTGCAACAAGTCCAATTCATATGAAATATAAACTTAGAATGGAACCTGATACAGTTATAAAAAGAGCAGTTGAAGCTGTGAAATATGCAAAAACTTTTGTTGATGATGTTGAATTTAGCTGTGAAGATGCTGGTAGAAGTGAAATGAGCTTTTTAAAAGAGATAATTGATGAAGTAATCAAAGTAGGTGCTAAAACTATTAATATCCCAGATACTGTTGGATATAGGCTTCCACATGAAATGGCAGAGATGATAAAAGAGTTAAAAGATTTTATAAAAGATAGGGCTATCATCTCTGTTCATTGTCATAATGATTTAGGTCTTGCAAGTGCTAACTCTTTGTATAGTGTTTTAAATGGTGCAAGACAGATAGAGTGTACAATAAACGGTCTTGGAGAAAGGGCTGGAAATGCTGCTTTAGAAGAAGTAGTTATGGCAATTAAAACAAGAAAAGATATTTTCAAAGGAATTGATACAAATATAAATACTAAAGAGATATATCCAACAAGTCGCCTTGTATCAGCAATAACAGGGATTGAGCCTCAGCCAAATAAAGCTATTGTTGGAAGAAATGCGTTTGCTCATGAGAGTGGAATACATCAAGATGGAGTTTTAAAACATAAAGAGACATATGAGATTATGCGAGCAGAAGATATCGGATTTGAGACAAATAGAATTGTTTTAGGAAAACATTCGGGAAGACATGCGTTTAAAGAGAGAATAAAATCTTTGGGATTTGATTTGAGTGACGAGGAGTTAAATAAAGCATTTGAGCGATTTAAAATTTTAGCTGATAAGAAAAAAGAGATAACTGATGATGATTTAAGGATGATAATTACGAGTGAATTGACAAGTATTCCTGAAGTATATAAGTTAAAAAAACTTCAAATTAGTGATTGTAGTGAAGGTGTACCAAGTGCAGCAGTAACAATTGAATATGAAGATAAAGAGATTACAGATGCTGGTGTTGGTGATGGAACAATAGATGCCATATTTAAAACTATTGATAGGATAAGCGGATATAAAGGCACACTTAATGATTATCAAGTAAGTGCAGTTAGCAAAGGAAAAGATGCATTAGCAAAAGTTGTAGTTAAAGTTGTTTTTGATAAAAGCAAACCTGCAGTTATTGGACATGGTTTAAGTATAGATACAATGATAGCAAGTGCTAAAGCATATATTGGAGCATTAAATAGCTTTATCTCAATGAAAGATATTTTAAAGAAAAAAAGATGTGAAGAGGGGGATGACATATAA